The sequence below is a genomic window from Babesia bigemina genome assembly Bbig001, chromosome : II.
CGGCTCGAGCGTGGACGTGTACGAGGACTACACGAGCTTGGACATACCCAAGACGGCCGTGTTTGACGTCAACGACCTCATCATCCCCTCGAACCTGAGCCTCTCAGCTCACGTCGCACACCGGTACATGAAGGACAATTACGGAGATTTCGCGAAGGCGTTCTACGAGGTGGCGGCCCTCTACCGCAACTCGGAGATGGCGCTCGTGCGCAGCAACGAGGCCGATCGCGTGTACGCGGCGTTCTACGCCCTCAACTCAGCAGGTATCCACCTGGGCGTGCAGGATGCGCTCGTGCGCGATGATTGGCACAAGGATAAGACCTATCTGGCCCTGTTCTTGGCGCGCATGGTGACGTTCGGCAGCCTCCCCGCCAACCCCACGGTGACAATGCGACCCTGGCCGCTGCGCATCAGGCATCTCTGGATGATGCTCTCCCAGTGCCGCGTGGGCGGGTTCGTCGCCGGGGAGCAGTACGCGCACCGCTACTTGGAGATGCCTAGCAGAATCGCCCTGCTCTTCAACATGTTTTTCAAGGGGCGCGCTGCCCTCAATGTCAAAACGCCGCTGCAAAACACGGCCGTTACGCGCGAGACGCCTACGTACGTTCCCGCCGCGCCCGACGGCACCCCCGGGTGGAAGGTGGTTGAGCCAACAGCCGATGACGACCAGAGCGCGTTGCGCTACTTCGTGTTCTGGCCGAGGAACAAATCGAGGTTCACGGCGAACATCACCGACTGCACCAGCGACACGGCGCTCAAGGTGCTGCAAGAAGACCTGGCCTTCTTCGAACTGGATACCACGCCGCTGGACGGTGTACAGGTGTACGCCTGGATGCAGCTGTACACGCTGCTGCATACCGTCGCGCTGCTACACACGTTGAAGGAGTGCAGCGACGCGGAGCCACAGGCGCTGATCAAGGTCGGGGCGTTCGTAGAGTCCGTCATGCGCCATGCCTTCGACGAGGGCAACTCGGCCCCCGTAGTCAAAGCGCCTGCCCTGGTGAACGGGCCCCACGCAGATGATGTCGCCTTCTTCAGCAACCGCTACAGGATTTTCGGGAACGTGCTCACGACATTCACCAGCCACGAAATCCTGCTCGATGAGGGGGATCGCAAACTACTGGCACACTTTTTCACGTGAAGTGCTACAGGGGAATCATTAGGTTCCGTATTTTAATGTCATTGTAAAGACGTGGATGGCGCGCTGCCGCCTGCTATCCAGGCAGCCACCTACCACAAAACGCCAATGGAGGTAGCCGCGGCGAACATCAGAGTCGCTCCACacgcagcagcgatgctgaGCCTGCGAATCCGACGCCTGACGTGGGCGTCGCTCGGGGGCGGGATCATCGCTGCGTTCCTCCGCAGTTTAGAGGCAGCAAGCAGTTGCTGCTGTGCGGGCATGCTCCGGTTGGCCCCCGAAAATGGGGGCGACCCCTGCCCGCCCGAAGCGTTGCTACGCTCGTACTGACGCAGGTAGATGAAGTGCTCATCCCTGTTGAACTTGTGCGCTCCGTTCAGTCGGTGCCTGTTGAAGCCCTTTATGGGCTCATGTGACGCGTTGTAAGCGTTATCCAATGCTCCGAACTGCATACTGTCAATATCCAAAGGGATAATTTTTTAGCATTATGTTGGCACTGCTAGACCTCCAACGGCCGACGACCAGGGCTCGGCCCGCAACGCTTGCCGATGCCAATGGGCGCCAACACCGAACGCCTGGCTCCTATAGCACCGTAAATACGACCTTCAGCACCTAATGTCGGCGACCACGACAGTTGCCCAGCATGCTCATCTACTCCGACTCCGCCTTGACGcgttgcagctgctgctggacgtcgCGCACCACCGCCGCGTGCCTCCGCCAATGCTGCCTGCGCTTGTTGTagatgacggcggcaacAGCCAGAACTGAGAAGGAAGACGTCGCTACTACGACGACGCGTCTGCTCACCATGTGTCAGCTGTAAACCAGCCAACCGGGCCGCCTAGACGGTGTGAACCGTGTAGCCAATCAGTATTTATGTTAGCCCGGTGATGAGTGTCCCGTAGGGTTATTTTGAAATTTTTTCTGTGGGCGTTCTTACGGGTTGTGGCGCGGAAGGCAGGGGGATTCCGAGGCTATACCGCGGCGATGCGCTACTAAACACGTGCACCTCTGTGACAGGCGGTTATGCTATAGAAGTGCCGTCTAGATGCTACTGTAACTGAAGAGGCGCTCGAGATTCCACCCTGGTTAACGCAGGTTGACGGCCATCCCTCCAGCACGACGCCATTGACGCTGCTTTACAGGATACTGCAACGTTTGCAGGTAGCATGGTATGTGTTGAAAACGGTGTAATAAAGGGGTTGCTGGCGTTTCAAGGTGATGTGTATTGCGTAGGCGGCCGCAGTGTCTGGAGGGCTCCATAGGGCGACGCGGCCCATGTGGCGGAGATTGTCTACCGGCGGCTTATCCGCGCCTTCATACGGAGTTATTGTTTATTAAGTCGGTCACTATGGCTTAAATTGAGTTGTGGAAGAGTGCGGCGTATGCCATATGAATCGGGGTGCCCATAACCACGGAGAAGCGCCGCCTTCGTCACGATGTTTCGAGAAGAGGTCGTCGCGGCGGTGTTTGCGGCTCACGAGGGGAGCTATGTGGCCACgcagcggctgcagcagctcgtggAGTGCCGCGACGACCCTGCGGACCCCGCGATGGCACTCGAGCTGCAGCGACAGCTGGCGCTCGCCTACGACGCCCTCATATCGCTAACGCAGATATCGCACAACAGTCGGGATGAGGCCGTACTGGCCTTCGTTTCGACCAAGGGCGCCGCGGCGACGCGCGAGAACTACATCGAGTGCGTCGACCTGCTGCGCTTCTACGGGTTCACGCTGCTCGTCAAGTTCGTGGAGAACCACTGGCACAGACTGCCGGACGAGCTGCGACGCCGCTGCAAGGGCGACATGGAGCGCCTGTTCTCATGCGGGCGGGGGGAGCCCACGGTCGCGGCGGAGTACAACGCGCTGGCGGCACCCAAGGTATCGCAATATGTCGCCACCATCGCCATCAGGGAGTGGCCGGTGAGTTGGCATGAGTTCATCCCCCTCTGCCTGCAATCCCTGAATGCGCGGTTCGCATCGCTGGGCGGAAAGGCCAACGAGTGCAAGCAGACACTCGCGGAGCTCTGCATTTTCGGCGGCCTGCTCTCGGAGATATCGGTGGACATCACCGACTGCATGGACAACAAGGTGCTCTACAAGAAACGCACGCAAATACTGGGGCTATTCCAGAACCACATCTGCGAAATCTTCCTGATGATACACCGCGTCATCGTACTGGGGATGTTGAACGGGCAGCCGCAGATCCTGCAGATGGTCATCTCAATATTCCGCAACCTCTCGGGGATCATGGACGGGTTCGTGTTCGTCGAGTTCGACGTGGACGACTTCCTGCGCGCGAACATCGACGTCACCAACCGCTCGGACGTCATACAGACGCTGCACAACATAtgcaccaacgtggtgcGCAAGCCGCTGAAGAACATGCCCAAGAGCCCGGATTTCGACCTATCGAACGACGCCTACAAGCTCAAGCTCAATCGCTTTGTACGCAACCTCGTCTCGGTCGGGGAATCAATGCAGTTGGACTGCTCCCTCGAGACTGCCTgcgaccagctgcagctgacaCAGGCGATCAAGGTGCTCTTCGAGCGCAACGGGGTatacgtgctgaccaacctgGACGTTGACTCGCTCAAGCTGTTGGTCGAGTACCTGCAGGGGCACCTGGTGATGCACCCGTCGATGCAGATCGCCACCTGCGCTGTGACTGCGTTGAACGGGATGCTTAGGCGGGTCGGTGCGCTGGGCGAGGCTCGACTGTGCGGCGAGTACCACTCCGGCGTGTTCGTGCCGAACCCCTGCGTGCGTTGGCTTGACCACCGCCGCATGTTGCTGGTGCTGTTCGTGCGATGCCTGAAGATGGGCAACACCGCGCTTTCGGAGAATGCGGAGCATCCCAGCTCTTCATCCACCATCGACGAGTTCATTGCGGAGTCTGTCGGCACGTACCACGTGCGGTCGCAGCGCTGGTCAAAACTGCTGTTTGCCTACGTGCCAATAGACGACGAGTTTTGCGTGGGGCAACTGAAGAACTTCGAGCCGCGGTTCGCCGCGCTCCGCTCCGCAATCCTCAATTGCGTATCGCTTCTCTGCACGGTGAGCCACGACTACATGAACGCCTGCATCAAGGCGCTGGCGGACATATTCACCACCGCCCAGCGGGTGGTGATGGACGCGCCGTGCGTGCATGCGGCCAGCATATGCACGATACAAAACATTTCGGAGAAGCGGCTGCAGTGGACCTGCAAGAAGCTGGTGCTCTTTGACGGCACGTGTTTCATGTTCGAGGCCGCGCTCTCCCGGTTGCGTGGCGCGACGATCGACGTGACGACCACCGTCGACAATACGAAGACGCCGGAATGGATGCAGCCTGCCGCGGCAAATAGCGTGCTGCAAGCCGCACAGGCAAAGGCTGGTGGAAACATGGTAGACACTTGGATCTCCACCGGTCTGACCTACCTGCTGCATATGTTGGGGCTGCAGCTGCCCAGCGTGCACGGCGCGCAGCTCGAGGTGCGCCGGTTGGGGATGCTGTCGAGCTCGGCCATTCTGCTGCTGTACAACTCGGAGCCGACGGAACGCATTTTGGAGTACGTAGTGGGACTGCTACTGGTCCAGGGTGCGGGTGACGGACATGTCACCAAGGTACACAGGTCTGCTCTCGTGACGCTGATATCGCTCTGCAAGAGCTGCTCAGGCCTCGTTTCGGCGTATGTTGAGCCCATTGTTCAGCGTATCCGGCAGTGCTTGAACGTGGCGGAGGATGAGTCGGCGCGGGACCTGCTCTTGGAGTCACTGGTGGCACTGACGTCGTGCCTGCAGAATTTCGAGACGCAGCGCAGGCTGACCAACGAAATTATCGCACCGTACGTGGATGACATTGCCGCACTCGCCACGAAGGTCTCATCAGTGAAATTGGAGGAGCGGCCGGCGATGTTGTTTGCCTTCCTGTACGGGTCGGGGCCCAACCCGGCTTCGGCGTCTGGGAGCCCCGCCCGTGAGGCCACGGATGAGGAGTCTCTGGACCGCAGGCGACGCAACCTGCGTCGGGTTTTCACAATGTCGCTGTCGATAATACGATGCTGCGTAGTGCCAAACAGTCCGGAAGAACGAAGCAAGGCCAACCATGCGGAGCGTGTTCCTGTGCGCCACCCACTGGAGGATCGCCTGCTCGATATCTTCGTATCGACGTGCACCATCCTCCGCGCGTTGTCGGGGATGTGGCGACCCGGGTTCAGGACGCAGGACGACTGGAGGAAGGTGGTGTTGAGCCCTGGCGAGGAGGAGTGGATTTCGCTGCAGGGGTTCAACGAGGCGATCGCCACAGAAGAGAGCCTGCGGCGCCTGGTTGAGTCGGTGTTCAGCATTCCATCCACCATGGACGCCAAGTTGGTAAGGAAATGCCGCCGTCACGACTTCCTGCTGCGGCAGTCGGCGCTGAAGTTGTGCGGGGAAATTTTCTCCACGGCCATCACCTTCAAGATCGACCTCGTCCCACATGCAGAGGCCGTTGTTATGGAGGCGCTGGTCGAGCCGCTGGAGTGGATTTCGATGTCGCACCTCGCGCAATACCTCAAGTTCGCTCTGGTGCCCTCAAAACTGTCACTGCGCAATGTTCTGTCCAAGGTCATATCCACCATCTCGGAGCGCATCAACGCCGAGTGGAAGGCACTCAATCGCCTGCAGCGCAACCTGCTGGCGGGTGACGAAGGCGCTGCGGCGAACCGTAGTGCAGAGTCGCGTATACTCCACCTGTACTACCTGCGCGTGTACGCCTCCATAGAGACTGGTCTGCAGTTGATGGCGCTGGTGGCAACGGCGTTCCGCATTCGGTGTTTGCACGCCTTGGAAAATGAAAGCGAGGCTGGATCTGACGAGGTTGTGATGATGGGCACGCCCGGAAGCGAGCAGGTGTCGGTGGTGTTTGGGTCCCGTGAGCTGCTCACGTGCATCCTGCAGTGCCTCTGCAGTGCGCTCTGCTGGCCGCATTGCCGCTGCGTCACTGAGGCGCtgcggctgctgcgcacGTACGCCAAAATCGCGCCCACGATGGACTCATATTCCGTCAGCATCGCGGAGTCGTTTGCCTCCGAGGTCCTCCTGGTGCTGCACAAGCAGCTCAGGATAGAGCGCACTTTCGACCCCCTTAACCTCGGAAACGACGAGGGGCACGGCTCCACCACCACGGCGTACAAGCGCTTCTGGTCCAACACCCGCGACGGCAGCACAAACTACATCAAGGAGTTCGTGAACACCATGAGCACCTTCTACGAGTGCCTGGTCAAATGCCAGCCGGGCGTCACGGGCGTTCTGAACCAGGGCGAAATCAACGTCCAAGCGCTGCTACGCTTCAGCTCGGtcgtcgaggccgtcaaacTGCTCACTCCGTACCTGCAGGAGCACGAGTGCCTCAACTTCCTGACCAAGATCATTTCACACAACTCCGTCGAGTCACGGGCGCTCCTGCAGGCCGGAATCGAGGCGAACGTTTTGGTGAGTTACGCTAACGAGCGAGTGACAGTGTCGCAGGACCAGAATGCGCGTGCTAACGCAAAGATGCTCCAGTTCActgcaagcatattggAGACACGGTCGGCGATGGGTATGTGTACTTGCGCTTGTGTGTGTGACAACGTGCAGAAATCGAGCGATCCGGCTCAGGGGAATCAGACGACGAATTCCTGGGGTCAGACATAGCGTATCTGCTGTTCGAGTAGAAAAGCCCGGCGCGCGTCACCCTTGTCTGCGCCCCCATCCGCGTCGCCGTCCGTTGCGGCCGACGCCACGCACAGACACCTTTTAACACAATGCAGAAACTATTAGATTCCTGCTGCAAATACTGCGGCTCCGACCAGATAGAGTCCTGCAAGCAGCAGGGCGAGCTGGTCTGCCGCAACTGTGGCGCAGTCCTCCAGGAAAACAACGTACTTGAGGCCGTACAATATGCCGAAAACCCAGCGGGTAATTCCACGCTCATCGGGCGGTTCGTGCccaccggcggcggtggcatgGGATCGCTCAAGTACAGCTCATCGCAGACCCTCGACCAGCTGGTAAGGCGCGGCGAGCAGAACATTCAGCGCACGGCCTGCCACCTCAACATCTCCAGCGAGCTCGTCACCAAGGCGACGCGGATATACTCCCTGGCGGTACAGCGCAACTTCACCATGGGACGTAACAACAAGCACGTCGCCTGCTGTTGTTTGTACACGGCCTGCCGGCGATTCAAGGCGCCATATCTGCTCATCGACTTCGCCGACGTCTTGCAGGTGCCGGTGAAGATCATCGGGCAGGTGTTCATGAAGCTGGTGCGCATGCTGCACCTCGAGGTGCCCAACGTGGACCCCTCCATCTTCTTCGAGCGCTTCGCCAACGAGCTGCAGCTCAAGGAGAAGGTCGACCAGATCATCACGACCGGCGTCAGGCTCATCCAGGCGATGCGCCGTGACTGGCTCTGCACTGGGCGCAGGCCAACTGGTCTCTGTGGAGCTGCGCTGGTCGTGGCTGCACGCATCCACGGCATCCCGCTGAACGCGGAGGCCGTCGCGTCGGTGGTACGCATATCGCATCCTACAATTATGAAACGCCTGTCGGAGTTCCGCGGAACGTCGACCGCACGCCTGTTGACGAGCGAGGTGGACATTGTCGACCTGGAGAAGTTGCCGGCCAACCCCCTCCCGCCCTGCATGATGGCCAAGAAGCTGGCCCTGGAAAAGAAACGTAGGCTTGAGTCGGAGACCGGTTCCACATGTTCTGACAACGGACGGGCCTCGATAACGAGCGGCGAAGACAGCCCGCTTTTGACCTCGACTCAGTTGCAGCTGCCGGTCCAGGGGAAGATCGACCTGCACCTCTCCAACGACTtgctttgcctggatgcacCAACGGCAAGCGACATCAATCATATCGCAGACACCATCATGGGAGCGGCACCCCAGCTGGGCTGGGCGCTGCCCAAGGCCGATGGCGCCGGGGACGGGCCTAACTCGAGCAACTCCGAGAGCATTGTGCCCAAAGCGGCTCTCACTACTATCGCAATTCCGCAGTCTCGTGCGGATGGTCATTTGAGctccgacgacgaggacgatGAAAGGGAGTTCAGTTTCATGATCTTGTCGCCTGACGAGAAGGCTGCCAAGACGCTGCTGTGGGACGAGGTCACGAAGGATATCATGCCGGAGGTCTGGCGCAGACAGGCGGAGCGCAAGCGCAAGGAGGCGCTGGGCAAGACTATTAAGAAGCGCAAATACTGCAGGAAATCGTATGCGGACTACCCTGAGGCGCAAAACGCAGCGCAGTCTGCGCGCATGGCGCTGGAGCGTCACGCCAAGGATTTCTCAAACAGGATGAACCAGGAGTTCCTGGATACAATCCTGGCGTAGTACGCATGATTGGGATACACGGTGGAGGTACTGGTCAACCCTGCGACCGGATTGGCGGTTGTAATATATGTTGCCAATGCAATGAACACGCCAATAATCTTTGCGTTGGCTGTCACGTAGCTACTGCGGGTTGGCTGTTGCTGGGTGTTAGGTGCGGTTGGTGTTTGTGGGTGTTGTGTTACGTTGCTGATAAAGTGGTTGGTTAAGTGGTGTGTCGATATGTATTGTTGGGGTTTGTTGGTTGCTAGATGCTGCATGCCGCCGGGTGCTACATAGCATCTTGGTCGTGAGGGTATAGTCGGATCAATACATTGGGTCTAACAAAATGGATGTAAGCGTGGTGCAAGTATGGAGGCGGAAGGTGGTTATCAGGGAAATCGGTGTCACCAACCAATGCCATCGGGGAGGCTGCGGCAATAATGGCACCGAGATTGCCCATGAAGTATGAACGCTACCACGGGTGGCAAACGTTACGTACGGCCTTATTACGGCGAGGAGCCAGCAACGAAGTCCAAAAGCGTAAAAGACGTAATTTCGCAGCAAGCAGGAGAAGCGGACGACGCTACGGGGAGCCGGTTAAAACGCGATGGACAACTCCAAACATACATGATTGGGCTAATTAGGGCGCTACATTCATGTCGTTTGTTTATTGCGATATCGAGGTGCTACGTGAGTTGTGTGAAGCTATTACTGATTCTTCGTAGGCATTTTCTTGTAAAGTTCATAAATGTCTTCATCGTTATGGATCCTATCGTGCAAATCCTCGAATGGCCACTTCCTAGCATCAATCATGGCCCATATTAGAAATCCAACAATGATTAAGGCGAATATACCGCCGAAGATTCCGGCAAGGGTAGGGCCGTATGTATCCTTCTTGGCTTGTGAGCTCATCGTGAACACCGTACCGGGAAATGGTATCCCCAATTGAGATATGACAGCTCCGAACCCTGTATAATTAATATATTATACTATTGTTGTAGATTCTAGTTCCTATTCTGCTACAGCACGCCCCTGGGTAGATTTTGCCCGGGCCGTGTCTGCATGACATGGTGGACGAACTTGGATACACAACACATTATATTAGCCTTTGATGACATCTAATTGTCACATTTGGAATATATTGTCGTCCAGTGTACTGTGAAAATAAATGACCGTAGGAACTAAATTTCATGGTCATTTGCTGTACGCCAGATAGGAATCTCCCTATACACACGTTATTGAGCCAACATATGGAGTTACTACGTTGGCTGCCAAAATTAAGAGGCCAAGTGATTGTAGACTAAACAGACCATCCGGTTGTCTTTAGGGCGTAATAATACGGAAACGCTTCCGGAAGGATGATAAACTGGCACAGTGAGCGTTAAATTCACAATCGTTAGCGGTCCTCATCTGTTTATACAAACACCCAGATCGTTTTCAACCTCTGTTTTGGGTTGCAAATTTATTTCAGCTCGTTCGTATATGTATTTCACGGCCACTCAACCGATTCGTGATCAAAATTATATTGAGTCACAATTCCAGCTGATTTCCGGTCTAGCGCATAGCACGTGTTCCGCGCTAAATGATAACCACGTACGTGACAAATGATTTTTGTGCGGAAACTCATTCCATTAACTACGGTGGGTGTCCTTCATATTTTTCGTTCCTTTATTGTATTTCTCTAATCGGGATGTGTTGACCGTCAGTGGAACGTTGCTACCACACGTTTATAAAAGCATCATAATTTTGTATTACGAGACATTTAAAGCTTCACATTATTTGTGGTAGTTAACCAATTAGTGCTTTGTTATCCAATCTGGGCTGTAGCACAACAGAAACGATGCTTTGTTTCAAATTCAGTTAATCATATCACGCCAACCGTTTAAACCCATTACTGAGTTTCGATCTAGCTTCAAGGATGCGACTGCATGTCCACCGCGAAACTATAAATGATGTTGCATTGTTAGTCCCTGGGTGGAGGTCAATGCGACGGTGGACTcggaccagctgctacaCTTAACTAATTTCATAATATGCTGCATATATGAGCTTGTAGAGCAATATGGGCTCTTGCGTATGAAAATTATCAGCCGTATTGTGAAAAATAATTCAGCTGCGAATAAATTTTGCATTGAGCACCAATCCAAAACCCGCAGAAACCAATGCGATAATAAGCATTGTATTATAGTGGAAAACAGTTGGGAGTTATAATACCGTGTGGGTTGCGATTCATTAGAGTGGAATAAGATGTTAGTGTCAATGTGAATTGGCAGAAGTATTATTCTAAGCATTGCCTTTGTTTGCTCGATGCCTCAGTAGATTGGAAACTTGTGCATTATGCTTCAGCCATCGCCACACGCAACGCTAAACATCATGCTACGAACCATTTATGCTTATTTGGAAAGGATAGTGTCACGCGCAGCTAAGAACTCACTCCATGAGTCCAAATCGACACTGATGAAAGCTGTCAGGATATTCCGGATTAGTGAAGGTGATAAATTTTCTTTACGTCAATTTTCAGGACCAAACCTTGCTATAATGTTCCTTCACTACGCGTGTTATTATGCATTAGAAAGTATAGACGCATGTGTATTATTATAATGGTTAGGCAAACGAAGCTGGGGTTATGACATTGACATTAAATATCTGCTGTTACAACAATAGGAAATTATGCGTAACATACCAATTCGATTGACCGTTGGAAGTATACGAAGTTGAAATTATCTACGCTGCGTACCTATAGAATCTATGCACAGCAGGAGCGACGCCGTGCATCGGGCAACACCAGTGAACCAGAATATGTAACGGTGGTATACATGAGCGCGAATATATTAACACTGCGATCTCGAATGTTTACAGGCAAGCCTTTAGGGCTATGTGAAGCTACGTTTACTTCTTGAAGTGCGTCGACGGCATCCCGTTTTTCCAGTAATTGCGGAATGTTTCGAAGTCGGGAATAGAGGTCCAAGCCAGGAAATACATGATGATGCCGATAACGAGTAGGACCATGATTATGCCGAAGAAAATGACAATGCCTGACCGGGGAGTACAAGTTTTACAACGGCACTTCAATAGATTTGTGCATTTCTTACCGTCTGTATTGTCATCGGTCCCTGTACTTTTTCCGCACGTTTCACATTTTCGCGGGCCAGATGTGTTACATTTATCACAACACCAGCGGCAGCACTCACATTTTGACGTCGAACACCCGATGCCCTTGATATAGTTACATATACATCCTGTTGTTGACTTAGACACGACCATTTTTACCAACCCTGAGAACCGATGAACAACTAGCACAAAATACGTGACAGTTTCGATGCAAATTTTTTATTAGGCATATAAAACAGAAGCAAATAGATAAATATGACAAAACATTAAGGTACCGTGAAGGATTATTGCTTAAGTTGGCGAAAATGGGCCGATTATCTAGTTGCCATCAGAAAATACTATATCTACGTATGCTGCTGTCGGCACATTGTTCATCTACCTGATTGCCCCATTATATCAATTATAGCCGTATATCCTTCGCCTCATTAATCGGTAGAACACATGTAAAACTTTATACGTCAGTATTTATTGACTCGCATTCTTACATACAATCTGTATTGCGTATTTATTGATATATGGCTTGATGGTACAACGCTTTATGTCTCACAATGTGCCACGATTAGTTATCATGCCACACTTATAAAGTCATATCTGCATGACGAGAACAGGGAAAAGTCCAGAACCAAAATCGCATCTTCATACGCATACTGTCATTGGTAATTCCAATGCTACAGTATTTTGTCACAGACATTGTGCGTGTGAGCGCGGTTACTATCACATCTTTGTGATTGGAGATATTTTCCGATTCAGGATAATGTATTCACATGTTATGACCCTCTCGTTTGCATATTTGCAGCAAGGATCTAATTTCATAGGGCAGGAAGTTTGCATCAATTAAAGGCACGGCGCTATCACCGTTGTGGGGCAACGATGATTGGTAAATTAATGACCAGCTACATTTAGCAATCAGGTGATACATGGGAAACAGTGACTCAGTATGCGAAAGGAGGATGCGTTGTGTTAAGGCATATCGGCAGCGTTCCAAATGTTACCTCATGCTTCCTACCGGGGAAATTGGTTTACAGAACTCTAAGGAAGACAAATTTAATACTATTCTGAAATTCGAGCAATATCAACTTGATCAACGCTCCACTACATTCAGTGTCCATTGATAATCTGGCCTGTGATGATTGCAATCGGTAAACGCATTTGAATTGTAAATAAATTTTGTTTTGGATAGAGTGTCATCATCCAAAATCTTCGTCCTGTGCAAGTATAAAGGCAACGAGTATAAATCATACGACACTTGATAATAATTTGGTTCTCGCACAGCAAAGGTTCGAAATTGCTTTTTAATAGTGGCGTTCGGGGTCCCTTCCAATCACAGCGCCTGGTGAACGCAGTCTGTCGCGTAAACGACTCAGCAGCATTGTAATGAAGTAAA
It includes:
- a CDS encoding transcription factor TFIIB subunit, putative; amino-acid sequence: MQKLLDSCCKYCGSDQIESCKQQGELVCRNCGAVLQENNVLEAVQYAENPAGNSTLIGRFVPTGGGGMGSLKYSSSQTLDQLVRRGEQNIQRTACHLNISSELVTKATRIYSLAVQRNFTMGRNNKHVACCCLYTACRRFKAPYLLIDFADVLQVPVKIIGQVFMKLVRMLHLEVPNVDPSIFFERFANELQLKEKVDQIITTGVRLIQAMRRDWLCTGRRPTGLCGAALVVAARIHGIPLNAEAVASVVRISHPTIMKRLSEFRGTSTARLLTSEVDIVDLEKLPANPLPPCMMAKKLALEKKRRLESETGSTCSDNGRASITSGEDSPLLTSTQLQLPVQGKIDLHLSNDLLCLDAPTASDINHIADTIMGAAPQLGWALPKADGAGDGPNSSNSESIVPKAALTTIAIPQSRADGHLSSDDEDDEREFSFMILSPDEKAAKTLLWDEVTKDIMPEVWRRQAERKRKEALGKTIKKRKYCRKSYADYPEAQNAAQSARMALERHAKDFSNRMNQEFLDTILA